The Victivallis sp. Marseille-Q1083 genome has a window encoding:
- a CDS encoding MATE family efflux transporter — translation MKEFAQNLTVGKVSKQLFRFTVPLFFANLLQAFYNITDMIVVGRFVGSTGLAAVSNASVLCFIIAGIGQGITIGGTVLVARTRGAGDRRGERETIGTLFTLTALAALPVTVAGLMLSRQIFVWLELPDEALPEAVAYMDILSGGTIAIFGYNAVCALLRGRGDSRRPLQFVAVAAVVNVVLDLLLVGWLQLGTSGAAWATVTAQGVALSVALGHLKQREFFCGFRLRSLVMRPDKVAGILQTGIPSALQMLVVNLAFLLVTGMFNRYGVAVAAAAGIGLKISTLAGMPCWAVGQAVTAMAAQNLGANQIARTAETALAGIRLSLLSTGTAVVLIQLFAAQVIGCFNSDPEVIRTGVVYLRIFCSFSGLAYAVMYTCDAFATGTGAASLALFNALLEAVLLRLLLCWLFGMVWGGGFVGVCWGMALSTLPPALIGLGYYRRGSWRRLS, via the coding sequence ATGAAGGAATTCGCGCAGAATCTTACGGTTGGAAAGGTATCGAAACAGCTTTTCCGCTTTACCGTCCCATTGTTTTTCGCCAATCTGCTGCAGGCGTTTTACAATATCACCGATATGATCGTGGTCGGCCGTTTCGTCGGCAGCACCGGCCTGGCGGCGGTCAGCAATGCCTCGGTGCTCTGCTTCATCATCGCCGGCATCGGCCAGGGAATCACCATCGGCGGTACGGTATTGGTGGCGCGCACCCGCGGCGCGGGTGATCGCCGGGGAGAACGGGAAACCATCGGCACATTGTTTACCTTGACGGCGTTGGCGGCGCTGCCGGTAACGGTCGCCGGCCTGATGCTGAGCAGACAGATATTCGTCTGGCTGGAATTGCCGGACGAAGCGCTGCCGGAGGCTGTCGCCTACATGGATATTTTGAGCGGCGGAACCATTGCCATTTTCGGTTACAATGCCGTTTGCGCACTGTTGCGCGGGCGCGGCGACTCGCGGCGGCCGCTGCAATTCGTCGCGGTGGCGGCAGTCGTCAACGTCGTCCTCGATTTACTGCTGGTCGGTTGGCTGCAACTGGGAACGTCCGGAGCGGCCTGGGCGACGGTAACCGCCCAGGGAGTTGCCCTGTCGGTTGCGCTCGGCCATCTGAAACAGCGGGAATTCTTCTGCGGCTTCAGGTTGCGGAGCTTGGTAATGAGGCCGGACAAGGTGGCCGGTATTTTACAAACCGGCATTCCGTCCGCCTTGCAGATGCTGGTGGTCAATCTGGCATTTCTGCTGGTAACGGGGATGTTCAATCGCTATGGCGTCGCCGTCGCGGCGGCGGCCGGAATCGGGCTGAAAATCAGTACGCTAGCCGGTATGCCGTGCTGGGCGGTCGGCCAGGCCGTCACCGCCATGGCGGCCCAGAATCTGGGCGCCAACCAAATCGCCCGCACTGCCGAAACCGCTTTGGCCGGAATCCGGCTCAGCCTGCTTTCGACCGGAACCGCCGTGGTTTTGATCCAGCTTTTCGCCGCCCAGGTGATCGGCTGCTTCAACTCCGATCCGGAGGTGATCCGGACGGGCGTGGTTTACTTGCGGATTTTCTGCTCCTTCAGCGGCCTGGCCTACGCGGTGATGTACACCTGCGATGCCTTCGCCACCGGAACCGGAGCCGCATCGCTGGCTCTCTTCAACGCGTTGCTGGAAGCAGTGTTGCTGCGGCTGCTGCTCTGCTGGCTTTTCGGCATGGTATGGGGGGGCGGATTCGTTGGCGTTTGCTGGGGCATGGCGCTTTCGACGCTGCCGCCGGCGCTGATCGGTCTCGGCTATTACCGCCGGGGCAGTTGGCGACGCTTGAGCTAA
- a CDS encoding iron ABC transporter permease: MRRRKILQYLAAGGLSAFFAVFLVWPVYTVVAEGLNWTMLLEIFRSPIYLEGLWNSLAVAVVTTLLVFLISLPLAWLYDRYEFPGKSWCNLAIMAPMILPPFVGALGFQQLLGHYGVVNAALGHLGLPGCDFLGGGGRFWAVCLIEALHLYPILYLNLVTSLANLDPALEEAGRNLGAGAWYRFRRVTLPLIRPGMFAGGSIVLIWSFTELGTPLMFGYNRITAVQIFNGLSELESNPLPYTLVMVMLAIAAALYLGGRLAVGRDGASSLSKGIAGSGARPLAGWKRWLPGGAFSAVTLLAVSPHLALVLTAFSRDWYGSVWPEGFTFFHFEQALSNKLVVPSIINSIRYSLLAMAVAVGLGVLTALLTVRWKLKGGFLLDLLAMLPLAVPGIVMAFGFMGMSIKYSWARTLFDPINNPLWLLAAAYAVRRLPYVVRAVSAGLQQTPEELELAARNLGASGIMTLRKIVVPLIMANLIVGALFAFSFSMLEVSDSLILAQKSEFYPITKAIFELSQIMGSGPFIACAFGVWAMLFLASALGAAAALLGQKIGAIFRF, encoded by the coding sequence ATGAGACGAAGAAAAATTTTACAATATCTGGCGGCGGGCGGCTTGTCGGCATTTTTCGCCGTCTTCCTGGTCTGGCCGGTTTATACGGTCGTCGCCGAAGGGTTGAATTGGACGATGCTGCTGGAAATCTTCCGCAGTCCGATTTATCTGGAAGGATTATGGAATTCTCTGGCGGTGGCCGTGGTGACGACGTTGTTGGTTTTCCTGATTTCGCTGCCGCTGGCCTGGCTGTACGACCGTTACGAGTTTCCCGGAAAAAGTTGGTGCAACCTGGCGATCATGGCACCGATGATTCTGCCGCCATTCGTCGGCGCGCTCGGTTTTCAACAGTTGCTGGGCCATTATGGCGTGGTCAATGCGGCACTGGGCCATCTGGGGTTGCCCGGCTGTGATTTTCTGGGCGGCGGCGGCCGGTTCTGGGCGGTCTGTTTGATTGAGGCGCTGCATCTCTATCCGATCCTGTACTTGAATTTGGTGACTTCGCTGGCCAACCTCGACCCGGCGCTGGAGGAAGCCGGCCGCAACCTGGGCGCGGGCGCCTGGTATCGTTTCCGGCGGGTTACCCTGCCGCTGATCCGGCCCGGCATGTTCGCCGGCGGCAGCATCGTGCTGATCTGGAGTTTTACCGAATTGGGCACGCCGTTGATGTTCGGCTACAACCGGATCACCGCAGTGCAGATTTTCAACGGTCTTTCCGAGCTGGAAAGCAATCCGCTGCCTTATACGCTGGTCATGGTGATGCTGGCGATTGCCGCGGCGCTTTATCTCGGCGGCAGGCTGGCGGTCGGCCGGGATGGGGCAAGTTCCCTGTCGAAAGGAATTGCCGGCAGCGGCGCCCGGCCCCTGGCCGGTTGGAAGCGCTGGCTGCCCGGCGGAGCGTTTTCAGCGGTGACATTGCTGGCGGTCTCACCGCATCTGGCGTTGGTTTTGACCGCCTTTTCCCGGGACTGGTACGGCAGTGTCTGGCCGGAAGGGTTCACGTTCTTCCATTTCGAACAGGCGTTGTCCAACAAGTTGGTGGTACCGAGCATCATCAACAGCATTCGTTATTCGCTGTTGGCGATGGCGGTGGCGGTAGGGCTCGGCGTGCTGACCGCCCTGCTGACGGTGCGCTGGAAGCTCAAGGGCGGTTTTCTGCTGGATTTGCTGGCCATGCTGCCGCTGGCGGTGCCGGGAATCGTCATGGCCTTCGGCTTCATGGGAATGAGCATCAAATACAGTTGGGCGCGGACGCTTTTCGACCCCATCAACAACCCGCTGTGGCTGCTGGCGGCGGCCTATGCGGTCAGGCGGCTGCCGTATGTGGTTCGGGCGGTCAGCGCCGGTTTACAGCAGACGCCGGAAGAATTGGAGCTGGCGGCGCGCAATCTGGGTGCCTCAGGGATCATGACCTTACGCAAAATCGTCGTACCGCTGATCATGGCCAACCTGATCGTCGGTGCCTTGTTCGCCTTCAGCTTTTCGATGCTGGAAGTATCGGATTCGCTGATTTTAGCCCAGAAAAGCGAATTCTATCCGATCACCAAAGCGATTTTCGAACTCTCCCAGATCATGGGTTCCGGTCCGTTCATCGCTTGTGCCTTCGGCGTTTGGGCGATGCTGTTTCTGGCTTCCGCCCTCGGAGCAGCGGCAGCGCTGCTGGGGCAGAAAATCGGAGCGATTTTCCGTTTCTGA
- a CDS encoding ABC transporter substrate-binding protein, which translates to MKKRWQNGLALLPLLLLAIPLLLQPAAEDRLTRDGAETLVVLTPHSESIRYEFERAFQKYYREHYGRDIVIDWRSPGGSSDIVRYIDDRYEAAFREYFLSDPANGGWDEEIAVNYANHRLNPATASPRAVKARELFLNSDVGIGVDLFFGGGMYDQQKHAARGFAVDGGVARRHPDIFRPEVIPASFSGETLFDLQGRTYGVCLSSFGICYNPDRLAELGGTPPHSWSDLGEGKFFRTLSVADPTKSGSITKCFEMILQQNMQQAQKSDLEHGVADGWANGMNLIKRIAGNAVTITDSAGKVTRDVASGNAAAGMCIDFYAFAEAEWTAGQNNGISRIVYVLPESGSSITADPVQLLRGAPNRPAAEAFLDFLLSLDGQKLWDFKVGTPGGPVKYVIRRPPIRRDLYVGEFKPFLADGDYNPYEGGGAFEYDGRLTGAYFNLIRVLIKCVVLDPLDELQAAWQAILEAGGPEAVPEAMAQFNWLPFAYEEAGRLDELLYPQQNWSMAQVVALRREWTKQAQQHYLRAAELARQGK; encoded by the coding sequence GTGAAAAAACGCTGGCAGAATGGGCTGGCACTGCTGCCGCTGCTGCTGCTGGCAATCCCGCTTTTGCTGCAGCCGGCGGCGGAAGATCGCCTGACCAGGGACGGAGCGGAAACGCTGGTCGTCCTGACCCCGCATTCCGAATCGATCCGCTATGAGTTTGAACGGGCGTTTCAAAAATACTACCGGGAACATTATGGCCGGGATATCGTCATCGACTGGCGAAGCCCGGGCGGTTCTTCCGATATCGTCCGCTACATCGACGACCGTTATGAGGCGGCTTTCCGCGAATATTTTCTGAGCGATCCGGCCAATGGCGGTTGGGATGAGGAGATCGCCGTCAACTACGCCAACCATCGGCTCAATCCGGCGACGGCTTCGCCGCGCGCCGTAAAAGCACGGGAACTGTTCTTGAATTCGGATGTCGGCATCGGCGTCGATCTCTTTTTCGGCGGCGGCATGTACGATCAGCAAAAACATGCGGCGCGGGGATTTGCCGTGGACGGCGGCGTTGCCCGGCGTCATCCGGATATTTTCCGGCCGGAAGTCATTCCGGCCAGTTTCAGCGGCGAGACGCTGTTTGATTTACAGGGGCGCACCTATGGCGTCTGTCTTTCTTCATTCGGCATTTGCTACAATCCGGACCGCCTGGCTGAACTGGGCGGAACGCCGCCGCACTCCTGGAGCGACCTGGGAGAGGGAAAGTTTTTCCGAACCCTGTCGGTGGCCGATCCGACGAAATCCGGCTCGATCACCAAATGTTTCGAAATGATTCTGCAGCAAAACATGCAGCAGGCACAGAAATCCGATCTGGAGCATGGGGTGGCGGACGGCTGGGCGAACGGCATGAATCTGATCAAGCGGATTGCCGGCAACGCCGTCACGATTACCGACAGTGCCGGCAAGGTGACCCGGGATGTTGCTTCCGGCAATGCCGCCGCCGGGATGTGTATCGATTTCTACGCGTTCGCCGAAGCGGAATGGACGGCCGGCCAGAACAATGGAATTTCCCGGATTGTTTATGTCTTGCCGGAAAGCGGCAGTTCTATCACCGCCGACCCGGTTCAACTGTTGCGCGGAGCACCGAACCGGCCGGCGGCGGAAGCGTTTCTTGATTTCCTGCTGTCGCTCGACGGCCAGAAGTTATGGGATTTTAAGGTCGGCACCCCGGGTGGCCCGGTCAAATATGTCATCCGGCGGCCGCCGATCCGCCGGGATCTTTACGTCGGAGAATTCAAACCGTTTCTGGCCGACGGCGACTACAATCCCTACGAAGGCGGCGGAGCATTCGAATACGACGGCCGTTTGACCGGCGCTTATTTCAATTTGATCCGGGTCCTGATCAAATGCGTGGTGCTCGACCCGCTGGATGAATTGCAGGCGGCCTGGCAGGCCATTCTGGAGGCGGGCGGTCCGGAGGCGGTGCCGGAAGCGATGGCGCAGTTCAATTGGCTGCCGTTCGCCTATGAAGAGGCCGGCCGCCTGGATGAATTACTGTATCCGCAGCAAAATTGGTCGATGGCCCAGGTGGTGGCGTTGCGGCGGGAATGGACGAAACAGGCGCAACAGCATTATCTGCGGGCGGCGGAACTGGCGAGGCAAGGCAAATGA
- a CDS encoding ABC transporter ATP-binding protein, with protein MTATAIDLKGICKAYQPGKRVLEPIDLSIQPGELFFLLGPSGCGKSTLLRILAGLIAPDEGEIFFNAARIDQLPPEKRQAAMVFQSYALWPHLSVFENVAFGLRASGVKGAELNRRVAEALEIVQLGELRDRKIPSLSGGQQQRVALARALAVEPAVLLLDEPLSNLDARLRDIMRLEIRRICKERRQTAIYVTHDRKEALSMADRIAVLNQGKLQQIGTPQEIYRQPCNRFVGAFLGEANFIPATITAVTAVRIRVACGWGELSVPSPAKPLAAGDCVELLIRPESIRPAADEELENSFEAVLTEGTFLGESGSWSLKAGDGSRLVMNELSPRPRLPGDTLRVQVAPEDIVILEAER; from the coding sequence ATGACGGCGACTGCAATTGATTTAAAAGGAATCTGCAAAGCTTACCAGCCCGGCAAACGGGTGTTGGAGCCGATCGATTTGTCGATTCAACCCGGAGAACTGTTTTTTTTGTTGGGGCCGTCCGGCTGCGGCAAATCCACCTTGCTGCGGATTCTAGCCGGCTTGATCGCGCCGGATGAAGGCGAAATTTTCTTCAACGCGGCCAGAATCGATCAATTGCCGCCGGAGAAACGCCAGGCGGCGATGGTATTTCAAAGTTATGCGCTGTGGCCGCATCTGTCGGTGTTCGAAAACGTGGCATTCGGCTTGCGGGCCAGCGGCGTCAAAGGAGCGGAATTGAACCGCCGGGTGGCGGAGGCGTTGGAAATCGTCCAGCTCGGAGAATTGCGCGACCGTAAAATTCCATCCTTATCCGGCGGACAACAGCAGCGGGTGGCGTTGGCCAGAGCCCTGGCGGTGGAACCGGCGGTGCTGCTGCTGGATGAACCGTTGTCGAATCTGGATGCCCGTTTGCGGGATATCATGCGGCTGGAAATCCGCCGAATCTGCAAGGAACGCCGCCAGACCGCCATCTATGTGACGCATGACCGCAAGGAGGCGTTGAGCATGGCGGACCGTATCGCGGTCTTGAATCAAGGCAAATTGCAGCAGATCGGGACGCCACAGGAGATTTACCGGCAGCCCTGCAACCGTTTTGTCGGTGCATTTCTGGGAGAAGCCAACTTTATTCCGGCGACGATCACGGCGGTGACGGCAGTTCGAATCCGGGTGGCGTGCGGCTGGGGAGAACTGTCGGTGCCGTCGCCGGCCAAGCCGTTGGCGGCCGGAGACTGCGTGGAATTGCTGATCCGGCCGGAAAGCATCCGGCCGGCGGCGGACGAAGAATTGGAAAATAGCTTTGAAGCGGTATTGACGGAGGGAACGTTCCTTGGCGAAAGCGGCAGTTGGAGTTTGAAGGCCGGAGACGGCAGCCGGCTGGTGATGAACGAACTGTCGCCGCGGCCGCGGCTGCCCGGGGACACCCTGCGGGTGCAAGTGGCGCCGGAAGATATCGTCATTCTGGAGGCGGAACGGTGA